In Glycine soja cultivar W05 chromosome 10, ASM419377v2, whole genome shotgun sequence, the genomic stretch tttgtttatgaTACTTGGTCACTCACTGCTAATCAGGGCAAACGCATAATTAATTCTATATAATTGAGTCTAGTTGGTACATGAATATTGAATTCTCAAATTAAACTttccatttatatatatatatatatatatatatatatatatatatatatatatatatatatatatatatatatatatatatataacccagATCACCGCCATGCAAATAATAGCAACATCAAATACTGGAGTGCAACATATTTAGACTTTGGAGTTTAGACAGTTGTTTAATTGCAagtttttgttacatttttttcttcgcAGAAGAAATATGCTTGGATAGGTATCTTAATTCTCAAAAAGCATCGAATTCTAAAACCCACGAGGCCACGAGGAGTGGATCCTAAATTAATGAATGTGAATATTTCTACGTCATAAGGTGATTGTAAATGTTCCTTTTACTTTTTGAACAATCTTGAATATCTGTTTACGTAAATATAACTATGATCCCAGTTTGACACATAATTAAGTATAGAAAAAATTGGACATTTGCGTAAATATGAATAATAGGAAATCCACTACATCATGCTTTTTCTTTTACTGCAAAGATCAGATCATGTTTTTCGATTAATTGATTAACCTAATTAATAGAGATTGATTAATTTTATCCATGTGATCGGAGGGAATATTATTGAGTATCCACACCTAACTCGCAATATAATTAGAAAGGTTGGCCGATTGAAAGCTTTGACTTTTTGTGTGCTTGTGATTGTGGATATACATTTGTTGTGCTTTTAAGGTCATTTTGCATAAAGTAATGTGTGTAGGGTGATTAAAGAGGCAATGCAAAGGGTGCCGAgatagaaaaataagaaaagagaggagggaaaataacattatttgacTATTCAGTGGCAAGTAATATTGTAAAAGATTCTATTGATGACCAATGGAGTTCCAATTTCATATAGAAGGAGTTTAGCAgctaattcttaaaaaataactaagatTTTGTCTAGCATACCTAATAGTGTAAGACCCGATGCTATCTATTACTTACTGTTAAGTACCCTCATTCAATGCACCAAATACAACTTTTATCTGTTCATATTTAAGAAAACAAACGTTTTCTAGGAGAATGTCAGTCATTTTAGACAGGTAATAAACCTCAATCTCAGGAAGAAAATAAACGTTTCCTAAAGAGATTTGACGTGACTTAAGTTGTTCGTCTAAAGTGGATTTGCAATGCACGTTTGCATTGTTTAATATAGTAGTTTGGTAATTTTTCAtacaaaaatcaataatttttatatcaaGGGTACACTATATTTCTTAGGgtaggataaaatgaaaattaaatcaaagatgATAAATGCCCTGTCTTTAATTCTCATCATGCATGGCATGTTAGAgttgtaattttataaaattatttatgtgtaTTTATGTAACATCTTAAGCtgttagaagaaaaaatataaatagtttttttttgtgatataaatagttttatttacGAAGGATTTTGCATTACATGTTTCATACAAAGTAACCAGTTTGCTTAAGGAGAGCATAGAAAGTGGTTCTGGTCCATATGATCCTCCATGCATCGTTAAGTGGATGATTGTCCTGTTTAAGTAATTTTCCTTGTTTCTATTAGGCTTGTGGCCCCGACAAACAACTCTTCTAAGTTCTAAAGGTTAACAGATTAGCTtcatttaagaaattttaagtGGAAATTCTAAAAACAACGAAAACAATATAAGAAATCAATCAAGTTGAAAAGGAAATTGAATTAATCCGTCCTTAAAATAAACATGACTGTAGCCATATTTTGCCATGTAAAGACAAAAATAGTTGTTTGATGAGGAATCAAATTTAGAAGATTCCAATGCAGAATCCTGTGGTGCAAATGACTTAAATATGTGTGCAAATTTCCAATGCTTGTATTTATTTGGTAATCTCTTGTGCAACTTGCAAGTTCATTTGGGGCCACTCTCAACCAAAAGGAAAGAGACAAggacagaaaaaaaattaatgaggaCCCTCCAGCAAAACCTAACCTCTGCTGTAATCTTTAATAATCCACAATAGTCATTTGGTCATAATCTAATTAGTTTCATAACTGACAGTTTTTGAAACTAATGAAGCTCTTCAGAAATACTATTGTAATTCACAGTTGCTGAAATTGGCATTTTCACAACTGACACATGTCTGCATCTTTTTTTGTCCTATGTAGGTTCTGTTCATTGCATATTCCATTGGATATTCTTAGATCCTCCTTCATAGTCATCATGCTACAACTATAATCCATTAATTCTAACTCCAACCAAACAACCAAGACAGTGTAGGTGCTTAGGTGGACCACTTTTAATTCCCAACTAACACAGTGGTGTGATTAATAGTTTACCCAAGGTGTAAGGAATATGACTAAGTCAGAACAGTAACTTTAATTTGTCACAATCTTGAGAAGCTGGACCAATTGAAACATTGAGCATGcttccaaattttaaaattcgaAATTTCAGTTCACCTTCTGTACCAAGGAGATAACATAGTAACCAGCCAAGAGGGTGGGACTTCATTTGACATCAAAACTGTCACCTTCTGTGTATTTTACCTCTATGATTTAAATCCCAGATAACAGGAGTAAAGaacatttttagtaaaaaaaaaagtcataagaAAATATCTAAGGACTTTCTACAACAACTTGGTTACAAAACTTGTGCAATATCTTAAAACTCAATAGCCAAGGGAAGTAGAGGTATGTGTGGAGGAGGATGAGGTAGGGGAATTTGAATGAACAGCTCCTTCACTGTGATTAGCCCTTTCATCTGAAATTGAATGCTCAAACAGCTTTACCTTCTTAAACTGTGGATTCTTAATTGAATCAGCTGGTGGGTGTGAAACAGGTGTAGGGTGTGTGGCCACTGGTGCATAAATTCCAGCAGGTGCTGCAACTGTGGCCACTTCTCTTGATGCTGTTGAGGTAGCTACAGCTGCATATTCTGGTGATTGGACAAAAATGTTTCCTACAAGGACAAAAGGTGCTGCTTGTGGATTGGAACTGTTGTGAACCATGGGACTTGGCCTTCTAGTGTGCAAACGGTATTTCTGTCCAAAAccccaaaagaaaattttagacTATGGATTCAGAATATGGAACATTTGGAACTCAAAAATATTAAGTTACTGTAATTGTGCAACAAAATCTTAGCACTATTTAAGACTGGAGGGGaggattttaacttttaagaaacaagaaaaacagtTAACGATTCCATATGATGGAAAGAACTGGATAGACTAATAGCAAAAAGACTCCAATTATGACTTTACTAGCTTAAGCCAAatttgatagcaaaagtttGGGAATTGGGTTATATAAATCATCCTATATAACTAACATACCTGCAAATGGCTTTTGACTTCATCATTTGTGAGGCCATCAACATTCATTATCTCTCTAATTTGCTTTGGTGTGGCAGCTGCAGAAACCACCAAAATAATCAATAAGCAATTATAGTAACATCTCAAACACATAACAATCAGAACATACTATATAGAGATACTCACTATCTGCACCCCCAAGCTGCTGAAGGGCATGCAAGAAGCGCTTGTGCAAGTCCTGTGACCAGCACCTGCGCTGCTTTCTCTGTCCCTCATTCAGAGATTTTTCTGCTGCGGGTTCTGCGGCGCTAGAACTCGCGGCGGCTACCGAGGTTGAAGAGGGTGCTTTACTCAATGATTCACTTGTCTTTGCACCTCTTTCTTCCTTGTGGAATGGCTGGAAAGCACCACCACCATTTCCACTTCTCTTCAATTCCAATCCAGGCACTTTCTTATTCACATCCTGAACAATTTTCCACAggaaattagaattttttgagACACACAAAAACAATTCAATTCAACTCATCTCTTCAACAAAAAGcacaaaacaaaaacttattaaaacaaTGACAAATTGACAATTAAGCTTTTGATTTTCTTACCTCCTCAGCTGGGGGATCTGGATTCCACAACTGAACAGATCTAAGCCAGTCGGATTTCCTCTTATCACTgttattattttcctttgaaACCCTTTGCTTGTGAGAATGTTGCTCATCATCCTCATCCTCTTCATCACAAAAAGGGGATGATGATGCCATTTTCTTGATTGGAATAAACTCCTCCAAAACAGGCCCTTCCGTTGATGTTGTCTGCTCCGAACACTCCGAGTGGCCATTCAAATTATACTCACTCGCAGTTCCAGACAATTGCTGCTTGCAAGCTTCAATGGCTgccaaaaaaaaacaagaaaccaaaatcCCCTCAGAAAACAAACCCAGAAAAGAAAGGAGGAAACTTTATGATCCTcaagccaaaacaacaaaagtgTATGGCTGGTTTTTTTGTTGCGTTACCTTGAGTGACCAGTTCCAAGGAAAGAGGTAGCTCTTTGGAGAACACCTGAATCTTACGGCGTTCTTCTTCCAATGTTTGGATGTAGTCAGGGAAGCCCATCTTCAAACTGTGCATTTTCTCAgtgaaaaaatacatttttaaaggAAGCCAAAGGTGGTGATGGCGTTAAGAAGAAGAACGAGAAGAAGAGTGGGAGGGAGAAGGGATATATAAGGAAATGGCGTTTTGTAGAAGCAGAGAGAAAGAGCTTGTCATTGAAGAATATGGGATCTTGGAATCAAATTttggaataaataaaatagacttgTAAATCAACCAAGaaaaacaattgaaaaaaaaaaagaaaaagaaaattcccaacaaagaaggaagagaaagagagagacagATCGAGAAAACGAGACATTGAAGCAAACGGCTCGGGAAAATATCGCGGTCGGGGCGTcgcatacaaaacaagaatctTCGATGcgttttatattgttttttatcttttttaatatgttCTTCTGCTATTATTGGCAGACGAATAAATAGTTTTTAGTTTTggaaaagaatgagaaaatGAAACTCCTgtgtataaattttaataaaaatagaaattaaaatatatggaaaaaaaatttaaaatgacacaCGAAATATTTTAGATAGTCTTATGATCCTTTAAGTTTGGCTCAaccatattatttttaaattttaatccataattttgaataattaaaaaatgtattatattagaatatcatttttatttgagatgttagaatatcattaaaaatatttttaaaaatacttaaatcaactcgaaaaaactaaaagattaataaaaaaatattttatataagtaCATAGTATTTCATAGATTTAtctcttgtaaaaaaaagtatttcataaatggagtgattttttttaaaactatcatgattttgatttttctgtaaGACATTTAGTTATCATATAAGTTTCggtcataatttatttttaagaaatcaagaatgtattttataataattaaacttaagtttttaatataaaatcaatGTGTATTATCCATTGAAT encodes the following:
- the LOC114372678 gene encoding transcription factor HHO3-like; its protein translation is MYFFTEKMHSLKMGFPDYIQTLEEERRKIQVFSKELPLSLELVTQAIEACKQQLSGTASEYNLNGHSECSEQTTSTEGPVLEEFIPIKKMASSSPFCDEEDEDDEQHSHKQRVSKENNNSDKRKSDWLRSVQLWNPDPPAEEDVNKKVPGLELKRSGNGGGAFQPFHKEERGAKTSESLSKAPSSTSVAAASSSAAEPAAEKSLNEGQRKQRRCWSQDLHKRFLHALQQLGGADTATPKQIREIMNVDGLTNDEVKSHLQKYRLHTRRPSPMVHNSSNPQAAPFVLVGNIFVQSPEYAAVATSTASREVATVAAPAGIYAPVATHPTPVSHPPADSIKNPQFKKVKLFEHSISDERANHSEGAVHSNSPTSSSSTHTSTSLGY